The window CTGAGCAGCCAGAGACGGTGCAGaactttgtgtctgtttttggcaCGGTTGCCAAGAAGCTAATGAGGAAGTGGTTAGCTACACAGACGATGAACTTCAACACCCAACTGGAGGCTGGGATCCGTTTCTTTGACCTACGCATCTCCACCAAGCCCCGTGACCCCGACAATGAGCTGTACTTCGCCCACGGGCTCTTCAGTGCCACAGTCAGTGTAGAGTTTTGGTGGTTTTTGTTGTGATTAATTTTTAGCAAGGCTTGTAGTTGCTAAGAGATGTTGGTGCATTTGTATGTGTGGCAGCATATTTATGTGTGAGTGCAAACTGAGAGCTTAAACATACAAGGTCCTTCAGATATTTGAAGTACATCACAAGTTGTTTGCTTCCCTACATTTAGAATCTTGAATGTCATAATGGAGATAATTTACTTGTATTCacatatttgtgcatgtgtttttttaaaggtcaGGGAAGGTCTTGAGCAGATCAGTAGCTTCCTGTCAGCTCATGCCAGAGAGGTGGTGTTTCTGGACTTCAACCACTTCTACGGCGTGCAGAACCTGCACCATGAAAAACTGGTGGCCATGTTAAAGGAGGTGTTTGGAGAGAAACTCTGCCCAGTCGTCTTCGCCCAGGAGGTATTGTGAAACTGAAGGCTGTCAAATTACACTTAAAAGGCAATAGTATTTTTCAACCTTGACCCGATTGTCCCATCATTTGGGGTCTAAGTGACCAATGGGgataaacatttattaagttggtccagtattgagtgagatcGCTTCAGCTGGCAGCCACGAaatgggctgcaatgtaatcctaGAAAGTACATCCAATTAAAGTGCTTGCTTTTACCACAGACAGGCTcggattgttattataagtgtctgacaacaaaagtaaaaacaggaaCTAGCCaactgtagcagcattatggctaactgcatagggAAGTTAGGGTCATCCCAGGGAGTTGGACTAAAACCTGTcctcaaacatttatttcagatGCTTCTTACCTCTTCATTGAAAAAGGACACATCTCAGGCGCacatttttgtcttgtgttcaAAGGCTTCTCATAATTGTTGTTTTCCCAGCCCTTCGCAATAGTGGTTTCTGTGTTTTGATCACTTGAAGATGCAGAATGGTGGTCATCACATCCTTAATCATAGTTCATTTTTCCACTCAAAGTTTGCCCTTTGCACAGAAGTCATTTCCTGCTGTGTGCACAGGTTCCTCACATTCAATTGAATTCAGGGCACttctcagggcacttttcacatagagcaggtctagaccacactctttaatttacagagagagagacccaacaattcccccatgagcaagcacttggcgacagcggtaaggaaaaactcccctttaacaggaagaaaccgCAAGCAGGACCCGGCTCTAgggtggccatctgctttgactggttgggttgagagagaagggggtggggggtgaggggtggggacacagagaagcagaccaacaacagcaacagatacatgactagcaaatacaaacagcagcaatggcaggaacagcaggagaaggacaGGAGAAGGACAGGAGAAGGACATCCCCACATCAGCATGGTTCAtggggtttcctgcggatgacaaaacacaaagaactccggggaaaaagtcaagttagtaacatgcattaatggtaaatgaatacatgcagatggagaagaggagagaagagctcagtgcatcaatggaagtcccccagcagtctaggcctatagcagcataactaagggctggtccaaggtgAGCTTGgttggccctaactataagatttatcaaaaaggaaagttttaagcctactcttaaacatagagagggtgtctgccccccagactgaatctggaagatggttccactagagaggagcctgatagttgaaggctctgcTTCCCATTctaataatccagcctagaagtaacaaatgcgttgactattttttctgcatctttttgagaaaggatgtgcctgatttttgcaatattacataggtgaaaaaaggcagtccttgaaatttgtttcatgtgggagttgaaggacatatcctgatcaaaaataactcccatctagagtagctatatcattagataatgcgtttctaaggtgtttagggccaagcacaataacttcagttttgtctgagtttagtagcagaaaattgcaggtcatccaggtcatgcttggagtttagttaactgattggtttcatctggcttcattgataaatatattttggtatcatctgcatagcaatgaaaatttatggagtgtttccgaataatattacctaaaggaagcatatacaaggtgaaaaGTATTGGTCCAAgaacagaaccttgtggaactccgtgtctaacttcTGCCTTCAaggaggattcatcattaacatgtatgaactgaaatcaatctgataaataggacttaaaccagcttaatgcagttcctttaatgccaattaaatgttccagtcgCTGTAAAAGGATGTAATGATCAATTGTGTaaaatgcggcactaagatctgacaagacaagtacagagacatgctgcttctctttcttccattttctcaCATTCCACTACACTTCACCATGACATGATGGTGTATGTGAAGAACTTGGAAGCAGGAACATCAATCAGCTATCAAATTCATCAACCCTTCACCAACTCCCATGCCATCACCACCACTCTAAGATCATAGTTTTCTGTCAGGTTCTGCTGCTTAGAGGGAGCCTGATGTGAAGATAGGGTGAGGGTGAAGTGTAGAGAAGAGGAAAAGGCCAATGGTGGCTTGTAGACTCGGTGAAAAATAATGAACTTCTTCTAAGTGTTGTAGGGGCATACAGGGTGGTGTTTAAATTTAGAGCAAACAAAATCGACTGGGATTCTTTCCTCCACAGGTGTAATATTCCCTCCATTGCTCTCCCCCATTTACTCAATTTATGCTACTCTACTTTTTTACTTATTACCCTTTTTCCTCACAGTTGCTCTTCTATACAAAGTTAATCTACTCCACCACACTTATCCAGTAGTTGTTTGGTTTAAAGTAAAGGTTATTGTACAGCTAGAAAGTCATTATTACACGAGGGGGGATCAAAACCAGAAGATCTTAGGTATATTGGTCTTGACCCGGCTGaccatatatttttaataatttgttgaattatttgaaatagtatgtatatattttttgttactATCGATATAGTAACAAGTAATTTAACTGAGATCTCCCATATATAGTATACTTGTGTCCATACTATATACTGTAGCagaactgaaatgtaaaatgattgCTGGTAATCCTTTTGTCTGTTAACATTTttctgaataaatgaaaacaagaaatacaTGTAAAACTGCACAAAAGTAATTTGTAGTTTTCATTCTTTGTAATTCTGTGAAATAGGATTAGCAATAGGTACAAAAACCCAAATTGAAATGATtctttatattattgtattctTTTAGtcctttatttcttttcttgattATACATTACAACACTAGATATAAAAAGTGGTTGTTGTCTTCAGAAATTACATACCTTTTCCTATTTGTATCCATCCAAATAGACATGGAGCTAGTAAGTAAGCTGCCAGGTGAAGGTTTGAAATTATCTCTGTCACTCAGCACAGTAGGTGCTCTTTACTATTCAATATCCCTGAACACAcatctccctccatcctcaGGTGACTCTGCAGTATCTGTGGGAGAAGGAGTACCAGGTGCTCGTATTCTACCACCACCCCATGGCCCTGGAGGTGCCCTTCCTGTGGCCAGGCCAGATGATGCCTGCTCCCTGGGCCAACACCACCGACCCAGAGAAGCTGGTTCAGTTTCTCCAGGCCTCTGTCACTGACCGCAGGTCAGCCTCTGCATGTATTTCACAATGGACATGCAGTGTGCTTTATTCATGAGGTTAAATTCCTGTACTCCCTGAGCGAATGATGTTTGCCTAAAGTGACTGTATATGTATCATTacctttgttttatgttttatagcATTATAAATGAGTCATAAAGTCCTGTCATGAATGGTCATTCCAGCATGATTTTGATTTGTTGTTATAACGAGTTCAGGAAGTAATGACCAATTATTTCATTTGCTGTAGTTTAAAATAGCTTACTGCTTCAAATAACATGagtcagatttttaaaagagagaaatgcaCAAAATACAACAATCTCTGGGTTCTGTGACACTTGAGCCtcttaaagaaaagaaaatttcCCACACTGAAGGCTCACTTGCAAAACATTGAAAGTAAAAATACGTTTAAACCCAGTGGAACAACGTTCATACATAGTACATCTAAAGGAAACTGCTGACATTAATGCGAAAGCATTTCAGGAAAACCTGACATAAATTTGCATGTGAAAATTTAGTGAAAGTTTTTTTCCTGTCATAATAAGACATTTTGCTTCTTTGAAGGCACTTAAAGTAATTAATTCTAAACTAAAAAataagtcaagtttatttatatagcacctttgtAGATCAGATATCATAAGATGCTTCAAATAAGTAGATAACATGCAAAAAAGACCAGTGAAAATTCAGCAAAAATAAATTGTCTTCTTCTTATCTCTTGTAGGAGGAAGGGGACCTTTTTTGTGTCCCAGGTGGTTCTCACACCAAAGGCCAGCACTGTGATGAAGGGCGTGGCTAGTGGACTGAGAGAGACAATCACAGAAAGGTGTGTacacttgtgtatgtgtgtgtctgtgagagagagaaatgcagaCAGAATGAgcaaaatgtttcacatttgtGTTCAAAATAACCCTGAGATTGATTAAGATGCAGGGTTAACACCAATGGTTGCACAGGATATTATCCAATATATACACGAGCATCATGAGATTAAAATTATAGCAACACCTCAGGCACCGGGGGCCACAGAAGTGACAGGATTTACCCACAACAACTCACAATAAGATTGTATGGCcttggatgcacacacacacacacacacactcacacaaacagtaaTATGTGAGTCATTGTGGCATTTTATAACTAAATCCAGAGGCTTGTTGATTTCTACAGGTTTCCCCAGGCATTTGACACTGACCTCATTCAAATTTTTTTTGAGCAGCTGCCAGAAACCTGAGGCAATGCTTCTcatccttctcctccctctttttATATCTCCCCTTCTCAGTAATGTTTTTCCCCCCCAATTTACCCTCAGCATTGTCTGTATTTCACTCCCTCTTAATGTCACCACTTTGTTAAAAGCCTCAGCAGCCAAACCATCAATTTTCCTGACTTGAATTATTCATTTGATAACTCCACTATCAGCCATCCTCACCAGGCGTTTGGTTACTTTGATGTAGGCATCCTTCAAAATTCCATCCATTCGTTTTGCCACACAGACTGCCAGTATAAGACTTAACAGAACAAGAAAGCAACCGCGAGGAGGAGACAACTCATAGAATTTTGTCATGCAGAAAGCTGGGCGAGGCATCTGCAGGAGTAAAACCCTCCCCTGGTGCTCAGCTCACATGAACATGTCCAGCAAGTGTTCAGAGTGTCATCCTCGCAGCTGGTGTCTGGCTTGCAGACATCCCATGCTGCGTCACAGAGATCTTTTATCACAGCGTGCCCCTCTCCGTGATAAACCAGCCAGCCATGAATCATCCCTTCTTCTATCCCTCTCTATATCTTTTGTGACTTTATTTCCCCCCCTTGTTCCTTCCCCTGACGTGTATGTGTTTTCATGCATTCCCCCAGGGCCTTGCCGGGAATGATGCAGTGGATCAGATCCCAGAGACCCGGGGAGAGCGGCATCAACATTATCACAGCTGACTTTGTGGAGCTTGGAGAATTCATCAGCGCTGTCATCACCCTCAACTATCACCtggatgaagaggatgatgatgccACCTGAGAGCCCGCAGGGGGCGTCAGGGAGCACAGTCACCACCACTGCCAGTGGCTGGGTCTGTGctctcactcttttctctttggcATTTATTTCAGGAGAGGAGCTGCTCCTTTCACTTTATTTAGGGCTATAGTGAAATGAGAAATCAAATGGAAAGGGGGTTGAAGGAAGACAAGTTGGGATTTGGAGAAAAAACACTGGTGTTTGTTTGGAGCACTATGAGAatgaggttttgtttgtttcctatttttcagatgaaaaattgtttttttttcccaaagtgagatgttcattttctttacttcctgtgctgtaaaaaaTAACTGCTTTTTCCACACAAATGCACTGTTTTTAGGCTTACTACTTCATTAAGGGTAGGTTCCTCAGAGCATATCAACTTTCTGCTAAATGTATTGGTACATCATTCTTGGTATTCTGGTGACAGTGACAGTCTTTTTCAgaggttgtttaaaaaaagtctgtgtaaattaaattattgaAATGTAGGCCGGTGTAAGTAGCTAGCaattgtttgtcttgttttgaaaATCTGTCcaagagaagttttttttttctaacaataTGCGTCCCTGGTCAGATCACTGCAGGTGTTTCTGAAAACCTCATCCAGCAGCTTGAATacagtgtgtttaaaatgtCTTATTACAATATGTTTATTCAATGCGTAGACATAGAAGTGAAGTCAGCTTGCAGCCCAGACACCTGTGCACACTGGTTATCCATTAATTCAACTCCTCATTCCAAACCAtagtgagagagtgtgtgcagCTTGGCTAGCTGAGAAAAATGTACCAATTGTGTCATGTGTACTTTATCTTTGGTGCATCTAAACCAATTTTCCCATTGTCAGTATGTTTAAAACTTTAAGACAAGCATCAGCTTGTCGCTGCAAGGTAacttacaaaaaaacaatttgtttaGGAAAGCTAGAAATGCAATCAATGCCACTAGTCATTTCTAATGGTTAGAATCCAGCGTGACAGATTTATTGGATTTTCTGGTGGGTGCTGAGTCGTGATAGCCAagtataaaaatacagtacatctgGCTACAAGAGTGTATCCACCATCCGTGTATCTTCTGCTGAATGCTTGCCCCTTGCGTGCATCTATACTTACTGCTGTAgtgcagtatacagtatgtgagtcaTCATGAAGTGTATCATGTTATTGTGTCTTTCATAACAACAGGTGATAAAGTTGCTTAACACTCACTGAGAGACCCATTTTATTTCAAGTCAGAAAAGGGAAAACATCATAAGTTAGGACTCTGGAGGTCTTGATGTGACAGCACTGGGggaaataatacaataaatctTTAGTTAAGATCTAGCAGTAGCTCTCTGGTGTCTACTTTATGAGATGTTTCATGTTTCTCAATGTTTCCTAAGCCCTGGATTTCTGGTATATCAATACTGGTGCAATACATTTAGTACACAGTcctttatttgtgtttaatgctttcATTCTTCCACCCTTCAAGATGGAAAGGTACATTGACGTGACACCCAGAAATACAATGGAAATCATTTTATTGCAAGGTTTATACATTTATGCATGAAAAAAG of the Thunnus maccoyii chromosome 9, fThuMac1.1, whole genome shotgun sequence genome contains:
- the plcxd3 gene encoding PI-PLC X domain-containing protein 3, whose protein sequence is MASSHGRSDLRFADWMASLPQSMHTIPLTNLAIPGSHDSFSFYIDEASPVGPEQPETVQNFVSVFGTVAKKLMRKWLATQTMNFNTQLEAGIRFFDLRISTKPRDPDNELYFAHGLFSATVREGLEQISSFLSAHAREVVFLDFNHFYGVQNLHHEKLVAMLKEVFGEKLCPVVFAQEVTLQYLWEKEYQVLVFYHHPMALEVPFLWPGQMMPAPWANTTDPEKLVQFLQASVTDRRRKGTFFVSQVVLTPKASTVMKGVASGLRETITERALPGMMQWIRSQRPGESGINIITADFVELGEFISAVITLNYHLDEEDDDAT